A genomic segment from Conger conger chromosome 2, fConCon1.1, whole genome shotgun sequence encodes:
- the LOC133121679 gene encoding glucose-6-phosphatase catalytic subunit 1-like, whose protein sequence is MNTAMDALHNFGVTSTHYLQTHYKDAQSWFLFVSFAADLRNTFFVFFPIWFHLRESVGIKLIWVAVIGDWLNLVFKWVLFGERTYWWVHETPYYSNGSAPHIEQFPMTCETGPGSPSGHAMGAAGVYYAMVTSIIAILLKSKRMSNSFNWCMKGTLWAFFWGVQVCVCLSRVFIAAHFPHQVVAGVITGMIVAEAFSRVQWIYSASLKKYVYITLFLLSFAVGFYVLLKLLGVDLLWTLEKAKKWCVRSEWVHMDTTPFASLLRNMGTLFGLGLGLHSPLYTESKKGTSATFRGGCIIASLVLLHLFDSFKPPTHTAALFYLLSFCKSATVPLATVSIIPYCVAGALSTNSKKQL, encoded by the exons ATGAATACAGCCATGGACGCCCTGCACAACTTTGGGGTGACCTCGACGCATTACCTGCAGACCCACTATAAGGACGCCCAGAGCTGGTTCCTCTTCGTGTCATTTGCTGCGGACCTCAGGAACACCTTCTTTGTCTTCTTCCCCATCTGGTTCCACCTGCGGGAGTCTGTGGGCATCAAGCTCATTTGGGTGGCTGTGATCGGAGACTGGCTGAACCTGGTCTTCAAGTG GGTACTGTTTGGTGAACGTACTTATTGGTGGGTCCATGAAACACCCTATTACAGCAATGGGTCAGCGCCTCACATCGAGCAGTTCCCCATGACATGTGAGACAGGCCCAG GTAGCCCATCGGGTCATGCAATGGGAGCAGCAGGTGTATACTATGCCATGGTCACTTCTATAATTGCCATCCTTCTGAAGAGCAAGAGAATGTCCAACTCCTTCAACTG GTGCATGAAGGGCACACTGTGGGCGTTCTTTTGGGGAGTCCAggtctgcgtctgtctgtccagGGTGTTCATCGCTGCACACTTCCCCCACCAGGTCGTTGCTGGGGTTATCACAG GCATGATTGTGGCTGAGGCCTTCTCCAGAGTGCAGTGGATCTACAGCGCCAGTCTGAAGAAGTACGTCTACATCACCCTGTTCCTGCTCAGCTTTGCTGTGGGTTTCTACGTGCTGCTGAAGTTGCTGGGTGTGGATCTGCTCTGGACCCTGGAGAAAGCAAAGAAGTGGTGTGTCCGTTCTGAGTGGGTCCACATGGATACCACACCCTTCGCCAGCCTGTTGCGCAACATGGGCACTTTGTTTGGCCTGGGCCTAGGCCTGCACTCTCCCCTCTACACCGAGAGCAAAAAGGGCACCAGCGCCACCTTCAGGGGTGGCTGTATCATCGCCTCCCTGGTGCTGCTGCACCTGTTTGACTCCTTCAAGCCCCCCACCCACACTGCGGCCCTGTTCTACCTGCTGTCTTTCTGCAAGAGTGCCACCGTGCCCCTGGCTACTGTTAGCATCATCCCCTACTGTGTAGCAGGGGCTCTGAGCACCAACAGCAAGAAGCAGCTCTGA